A region from the Lolium perenne isolate Kyuss_39 chromosome 4, Kyuss_2.0, whole genome shotgun sequence genome encodes:
- the LOC127294758 gene encoding lysine-specific demethylase JMJ27 isoform X2, producing MPPKRGSGKRGRGRPRKTPAAAAAVIEVEDDEMAHEDMEETPQASAEENHKKKGEAEELPHPSAEDNDDQRVKDEILDASTDENNVEKGKEEMPRDSATRGGRRGRGRGRGRPPKTLAAAEENYKGLEDMPQASAEENGTQGTTEKSRPTRKRRRDPVADVSSLEPRTMRARKRRNAPMQKDETKKEKGTKKNDGTSNMCHQCQRNDSARTVRCQGCTDYTRRYCIKCIAHWYPHLTESDFVNSCPFCRNNCNCKTCLRADIIQKIDRWDVSAIDKIKCSLRIVHCLVPWLKDLHHEQMEEKSVEATIKGIDVCQLKIPQANYKESERIYCNNCSTSIVDFHRGCNKCTYDLCLSCSRELRHGPNHGAPAASGTVFTQPGIGGKEDLQQGSSHDNVLIQKPSEGQNDVLTDTAVPAEDCAPGLRELRVNIDGSIPCPPNAFGGCGDSVLELKSLLEENVISNLLDKANLVINSEGVLEVGGSKCSCFSDFGEMSTCTLRKLACRENSRDNYIYCPNARDVKNGDLDHFQEHWLKGQPVIVRDVLESTSKLSWEPMVMWRAVREKREQEEPERLSVTALECLSWSEVEVNTHLFFNGYSRGAVSPEGLPMLLKLKDWPQHVSFEKRLPRHGAEFRSALPFREYTDHESGPLNLAVKLPEKVIKPDLGPKTYIAYGVAHELGIGDSVTKLHCDMSDAVNILTHTDVLKLKSKRITAIEKKKMSLAIKEDNRNQASISKEKAEGILKEREKVDHGSSSEDKSESPDNTEGTSEPTGRKKRRRGPPRSCRASKKEKETSTDGGKRIRISLEKKEDGVTFVEDNQPEGGALWDIFRREDVSKLQEYLMKHSMEFRHYNYEPVKQVIHPIHDQCFYLTNDHKRKLKEEYGVEPWTFEQKLGDAVFIPAGCPHQVRNLKSCMKVALDFVSPENVQQCMRLTEEFRLLPKGHRVNEDKLEIKKIAFHAIKQAIDDITKKDGNEEEVPEMVKSAKQKTKAKGKGKRGTVKECCIDEVLDQPSPSEPAETEEGKKLSAQAMPGADMEERQEQTAPYRSVVEDEAVETKEHLQKSGQAISEDEVAPAEMEVKSTQQGLSEVKGSAEVKHVANSCVGPRVYPKGPCSSITSQILVYQRRQKGLSLDTSQILPKKKGLSSDTSQNLPKKKGLSSSPSRIRVYERRRKGHSSGQVKS from the exons ATGCCGCCCAAGCGGGGAAGCGGGAAGCGCGGCCGGGGGAGGCCGCGCAAGactccagccgccgccgccgccgtcataGAG GTTGAAGACGACGAGATGGCGCACGAGGACATGGAAGAGACGCCACAAGCTTCTGCGGAG GAGAACCACAAGAAGAAGGGTGAAGCGGAGGAGTTGCCACATCCTTCTGCCGAG GATAACGATGACCAGAGAGTCAAGGATGAGATACTGGACGCGTCTACAGAT GAGAACAATGTGGAAAAGGGAAAGGAAGAGATGCCACGAGATTCTGCCACG AGGGGAGGTAGGCGTGGCCGTGGACGTGGACGCGGGAGGCCGCCCAAGACTCTGGCTGCTGCCGAG GAGAACTACAAGGGCTTGGAAGATATGCCACAGGCTTCTGCTGAG GAGAACGGCACACAAGGGACAACTGAAAAGTCAAGACCCACAAGAAAGCGTAGGAGGGATCCTGTTGCTGACGTCTCTTCTCTTGAGCCTCGGACCATGCGAGCTAGGAAGAGGCGGAATGCTCCGATGCAAAAAGATGAAACTAAGAAGGAAAAG GGTACAAAAAAGAACGATGGAACTTCAAACATGTGCCATCAATGTCAACGAAACGATAGTGCCAGAACTGTCCGGTGTCAAGGCTGCACAGATTATACGAGGAGATACTGCATTAAATGCATAGCTCATTG GTATCCACATTTAACAGAAAGTGATTTTGTGAATAGTTGTCCATTTTGTCGCAATAACTGCAACTGCAAGACTTGTCTCCGGGCAGATATAATACAGAAG ATTGACAGATGGGATGTATCAGCCATAGATAAAATTAAATGCTCACTTCGGATTGTGCACTGTTTGGTTCCATGGTTGAAAGACTTGCACCATGAGCAGATGGAAGAGAAAAGTGTTGAAGCAACGATTAAAG GCATCGATGTATGCCAATTGAAGATTCCTCAAGCTAACTATAAAGAAAGTGAGCGAATATACTG TAACAACTGCAGCACGTCAATAGTTGATTTTCACAGAGGCTGCAATAAATGTACCTATGATCTCTGCCTCAGCTGCTCCCGAGAGCTTCGTCATGGACCTAATCATGGTGCTCCTGCTGCAAGTGGCACGGTCTTTACACAGCCTGGGATAGGAGGAAAGGAAGATTTGCAACAGGGAAGTAGTCATGATAACGTTCTAATTCAAAAGCCTTCTGAGGGACAGAATGATGTGTTGACGGATACTGCAGTTCCTGCTGAGGATTGTGCTCCTGGTTTGAGAGAATTGAGGGTAAATATTGATGGAAGCATACCTTGCCCGCCAAATGCATTTGGTGGTTGCGGAGATTCTGTTCTTGAACTGAAGTCATTGTTGGAGGAGAATGTTATTTCTAACTTACTGGATAAGGCCAATTTAGTTATCAACAGTGAAGGAGTGCTGGAGGTTGGAGGTTCAAAATGTTCCTGCTTTTCTGACTTTGGTGAGATGAGCACTTGCACGTTGCGGAAATTGGCTTGTAGAGAGAACTCAAGGGACAACTACATATATTGCCCAAATGCTAGAGATGTTAAAAATGGAGATTTAGATCATTTCCAGGAGCACTGGTTGAAGGGTCAGCCTGTTATTGTTCGTGACGTGCTTGAGTCAACTTCTAAATTGAGCTGGGAACCAATGGTTATGTGGCGGGCTGTACGAGAAAAGAGAGAACAGGAAGAACCTGAGCGGCTTTCTGTTACAGCCCTTGAGTGCTTGTCATGGTCTGAG GTTGAAGTAAATACTCACTTATTTTTTAATGGATATTCCCGTGGAGCTGTTAGTCCAGAGGGTTTGCCCATGTTACTCAAGCTTAAAGATTGGCCACAACACGTCTCATTTGAGAAGCGACTGCCACGACATGGTGCTGAGttcaggtctgctctgccatttCGTGAATATACAGATCACGAATCTGGTCCCCTTAATCTAGCAGTGAAGCTTCCAGAGAAAGTCATAAAGCCAGACCTTGGTCCAAAAACATACATCGCGTACGGTGTTGCCCACGAATTAGGAATTGGTGATTCTGTCACCAAGCTTCATTGCGACATGTCTGATGCG GTCAACATCCTCACGCATACTGATGTATTAAAGCTCAAATCAAAACGGATTACAGCGATTGAGAAAAAGAAAATGAGTTTGGCCATAAAGGAAGATAACAGAAATCAAGCTTCTATTTCCAAGGAGAAAGCAGAAGGCATACTTAAGGAAAGGGAGAAGGTGGATCATGGTTCCAGCAGTGAAGATAAAAGTGAATCACCAGATAATACAGAAGGAACTTCTGAACCTACTGGTCGCAAGAAACGCCGAAGAGGTCCACCTCGTTCTTGTAGGGCATCAAAGAAAGAAAAGGAAACAAGCACAGATGGGGGGAAAAGAATTCGCATATCCCTTGAGAAAAAAGAAGATGGTGTCACCTTTGTAGAGGATAACCAGCCAGAGGGTGGCGCATTGTGGGATATATTCCGACGGGAAGATGTCAGCAAACTACAAGAGTATCTAATGAAGCATTCCATGGAGTTTAGGCATTACAATTATGAACCAGTGAAGCAG GTTATTCATCCTATACATGATCAGTGCTTTTACCTAACAAATGATCACAAGAGAAAGCTTAAGGAAGAATATG GAGTTGAGCCTTGGACATTTGAACAGAAGCTTGGTGATGCAGTCTTCATCCCTGCAGGATGTCCCCACCAAGTCAGAAATTTGAAG TCATGTATGAAGGTCGCACTTGACTTTGTTTCTCCGGAAAATGTTCAACAGTGCATGAGGCTGACGGAAGAATTTCGTTTGCTACCAAAAGGGCATAGGGTGAATGAAGATAAGCTAGAG ATTAAGAAGATTGCTTTTCATGCAATCAAACAAGCCATTGATGATATCACCAAAAAGGATGGCAATGAAG AAGAGGTCCCCGAGATGGTGAAAAGTGCAAAGCAAAAAACCAAagcgaaaggaaaaggaaagagAGGAACAGTAAAAGAATG CTGTATTGATGAAGTTTTAGACCAACCTAGTCCAAGCGAACCTGCAGAGACGGAAGAGGGTAAAAAACTATCAGCTCAAGCTATGCCCGGAGCTGACATGGAGGAGCGCCAGGAACAAACAGCTCCGTACAGGTCTGTAGTTGAAGATGAAGCTGTAGAAACGAAAGAACACCTACAGAAATCAGGTCAAGCCATTTCTGAAGATGAAGTTGCACCTGCAGAAATGGAAGTGAAGTCGACTCAGCAGGGCTTGTCTGAAGTTAAAGGATCTGCAGAAGTGAAGCATGTTGCGAACTCTTGTGTTGGTCCTAGGGTCTACCCCAAGGGTCCATGCAGCTCCATTACAAGTCAGATTCTGGTCTATCAACGTCGCCAGAAGGGTCTCAGCTTAGATACAAGTCAGATTCTGCCAAAAAAGAAGGGTCTCAGCTCAGATACAAGTCAGAATCTGCCAAAAAAGAAGGGTCTCAGCTCTAGTCCAAGTCGGATTCGGGTCTATGAGCGTCGTCGCAAGGGTCACAGCTCTGGCCAAGTCAAGTCGTAG